The proteins below are encoded in one region of Planctopirus limnophila DSM 3776:
- the pglX gene encoding BREX-6 system adenine-specific DNA-methyltransferase PglX, giving the protein MTMTPDAKTKLSKTIRALRERLLTELNEAVDREYKFTLKNPKLDTKTKIKRQRLEDWLAEQVRTQTGKVKRTKEVFRSDAEKQAAYTLLNRLVLLRILEAVGLRKPKVVTGGWNSQGYKDFRELAQALVQSDDGEGYPFLLQLIFEDLAIDLPGLYGSAGVADLIPVPSPTIRAVVEALDDEALETCWTDDMTLGWVYQYWNDPEREALDAKINGGGKIEPHEIASKTQMFTERYMVDWLLQNSLGPMWLAMCQKHGWTPGVVADGTLDRLEQRRSEWRAKRDAGEVALTDLMPLETDAERRWAYYVPQPIPEDAVDHAPPSLRDVKILDPAVGSGHFLVVAFDLLFALYKEEAKHRGQQAGEQWTDQAIVERILEHNLHGIDLDPRAVQIAAAALWLKAQLVAPSAQIKQLNLVASNLGISRLADNDPSLVELRRAIEAETGIPGKLTMQIVDALKGADHLGSLLKIDQAITEAMHSFEKSLGMKDKVDRVLFGPELGSEIVIQSGGVDRAATEAGILSALENFLSRHTSSEELGLRLAGEQLAAGVRFVRLVKEGAYDLVVANPPYQGTSKMADVKYVATHYKLAKADLFAAFLLRGLQLVREHGVSAMLTMRNWMFIKQYSDLRQHLLQTYDLRALGDFDRGAFEEILDEVVAVAAACFARAPHRSESVAQCPTPREDRSRDNERTKRKRAATLCQVGRHTFDPAALKVVPEWPLVYWWDRAFLKAYSEVGTVGANSPARKGVCTSNNGWFIRRPWEISVNRIRHPRSVDPTCHWAPYVMGAAGKAWIEPVSFALEWSRHGLMVKVLNDYIYSSYSRTIQNQHLYFRKGVAFTTIGSAFTGRSFRVPSIFDTTGCSVFGADIANTTALFNSSKARSVLTSLNPTIHFTNGDVNRLPLFPIENADDVFSLVETAFTNHESHREPSVEFKRPGPSPWRQAQEWAQLAVDRPEGAPLPEYIEELDPEPPTDHLSFALGVALGRFGAGGEGILDPTKDDLSKALPAGILFLDGALGDDDRRDSLGHHAAQIIHDNWSEYGPQIDKRRSLRDWLREKFFPDVHKGMYENRPIHWPLSSGKKTFVAWVTIHRWNDQTLRVLLADHLEPALKRLDGEITDLTAARNSADRKQARGAEDRYADVKAWRDELAEFIHHVQECAERGPEPPDAKKPEREVDARYIPDLDDGVMINSAALWPLLDPQWKDPKKWWKELVAAQGKKDYDWSHLAMRYWPTRVDEKCQKDPSLGVAHGCFWKYHPARAWAWELRLQDEIGPEFEIKEASYRGDGGDSEHRINYLHKEPTEALAAIEKEVLRRKRKQKQPQSELTILEPILWSIVPDECWELELRLTEKQQVEFRLLAPDEPECRARFEQAHPDRVKSRCALVSKLSPPDLYVDLEDEDEAASADAEDLDTEDADAIDANTGEVEA; this is encoded by the coding sequence ATGACGATGACTCCCGACGCCAAGACGAAACTCTCCAAAACCATTCGCGCCCTGCGCGAACGCCTGCTCACCGAGCTGAATGAAGCGGTTGACCGCGAGTACAAATTTACGCTCAAAAATCCTAAGCTCGACACCAAAACGAAGATCAAACGGCAACGGCTGGAGGACTGGCTCGCCGAGCAGGTCCGCACGCAAACAGGCAAAGTCAAACGGACGAAAGAGGTCTTTCGTTCCGACGCGGAAAAGCAGGCCGCCTATACGCTGCTCAACCGGCTCGTCCTCCTGCGGATCCTGGAAGCCGTCGGGTTGCGGAAGCCCAAAGTTGTTACCGGGGGCTGGAACAGCCAGGGGTACAAGGACTTTCGCGAACTCGCCCAGGCACTGGTCCAGTCCGATGATGGCGAAGGCTACCCCTTCCTGCTGCAGCTCATCTTTGAAGACCTCGCCATCGACCTCCCCGGATTATACGGCTCCGCCGGTGTCGCCGATCTCATTCCGGTTCCGTCGCCCACGATTCGGGCTGTCGTTGAAGCCCTCGATGATGAGGCACTGGAGACTTGCTGGACTGACGACATGACGCTCGGCTGGGTCTACCAGTACTGGAACGACCCCGAGCGGGAAGCGCTGGATGCCAAAATCAACGGCGGCGGCAAAATTGAGCCACACGAGATTGCCTCAAAAACGCAGATGTTCACCGAACGCTACATGGTCGACTGGCTGCTGCAGAACAGCCTGGGGCCGATGTGGCTCGCCATGTGTCAGAAGCATGGCTGGACTCCCGGGGTTGTCGCCGATGGGACGCTCGACCGGCTCGAACAACGCCGCTCGGAGTGGCGCGCGAAACGCGACGCCGGCGAAGTCGCGCTCACCGACCTCATGCCACTCGAAACCGACGCCGAGCGGCGCTGGGCGTATTATGTTCCCCAGCCGATTCCGGAAGATGCGGTCGATCATGCTCCCCCGTCCCTCCGTGACGTGAAGATTCTCGACCCGGCCGTCGGGTCCGGGCACTTTCTCGTCGTTGCGTTTGACCTGCTGTTTGCCCTCTACAAAGAAGAAGCGAAGCATCGCGGACAACAGGCGGGGGAGCAGTGGACCGATCAGGCGATTGTCGAACGCATTCTCGAACACAACCTGCATGGGATCGATCTCGATCCGCGGGCGGTGCAGATTGCGGCGGCGGCGCTGTGGTTGAAGGCGCAGCTCGTCGCTCCGTCGGCCCAGATCAAGCAGCTCAATCTGGTGGCTTCCAACCTGGGGATCTCGCGGCTGGCGGACAACGATCCCTCGCTGGTGGAACTGCGGCGGGCGATCGAGGCGGAGACTGGCATTCCGGGCAAGCTGACGATGCAGATTGTTGACGCACTCAAGGGGGCCGATCATCTGGGGAGTCTGCTTAAGATTGATCAGGCGATTACTGAAGCCATGCATTCCTTTGAGAAATCACTCGGGATGAAGGACAAAGTCGATCGGGTCCTGTTTGGTCCGGAACTCGGTTCTGAGATCGTCATTCAATCGGGCGGCGTCGACCGCGCGGCCACGGAAGCCGGCATCCTCTCCGCCCTCGAAAACTTCCTCAGCCGGCATACCAGCAGCGAGGAACTGGGGCTGCGGCTGGCGGGGGAGCAACTGGCGGCGGGAGTGCGGTTTGTGCGGCTGGTGAAGGAGGGAGCGTACGATCTGGTCGTCGCAAATCCGCCGTATCAGGGAACGTCCAAGATGGCGGACGTGAAGTACGTCGCCACGCACTACAAGCTGGCCAAGGCGGACCTGTTCGCGGCGTTCCTGCTGCGGGGCCTGCAACTGGTCCGCGAGCACGGCGTTTCGGCGATGCTGACAATGCGGAACTGGATGTTCATCAAGCAGTATTCCGACCTGCGGCAGCACTTGCTTCAGACGTATGACTTGCGGGCACTGGGAGACTTCGACCGGGGCGCGTTTGAAGAAATCCTCGATGAAGTCGTGGCAGTCGCGGCGGCCTGCTTCGCGCGGGCACCGCACCGTAGTGAGAGCGTGGCTCAGTGCCCGACGCCGCGTGAGGATCGGTCGCGGGATAACGAACGGACAAAACGAAAGCGGGCGGCGACGCTCTGCCAAGTCGGCCGCCACACGTTCGACCCCGCCGCCCTGAAAGTCGTCCCCGAATGGCCCCTCGTCTACTGGTGGGATAGGGCATTCTTAAAAGCATACAGCGAAGTTGGCACGGTGGGAGCCAATAGCCCCGCACGGAAGGGCGTTTGCACTTCGAATAATGGATGGTTTATCCGCCGGCCATGGGAAATCTCGGTAAACAGAATCCGCCATCCTCGAAGTGTGGACCCGACTTGCCATTGGGCACCCTATGTAATGGGGGCTGCTGGTAAAGCTTGGATCGAACCAGTCTCGTTTGCTCTCGAATGGTCACGCCATGGACTCATGGTCAAAGTGTTGAACGACTATATCTATTCAAGCTATTCGAGGACCATACAGAATCAGCATTTGTACTTTCGGAAAGGCGTCGCGTTTACAACTATTGGCTCAGCATTCACAGGACGCTCTTTTCGAGTTCCGTCAATCTTTGACACGACAGGATGCAGTGTCTTCGGGGCAGACATCGCGAATACGACGGCCTTGTTCAATTCATCGAAGGCGCGATCAGTATTGACCAGCTTAAACCCCACGATTCACTTTACAAATGGAGATGTCAATCGCTTACCGCTATTTCCGATCGAGAATGCTGACGACGTCTTCAGTCTTGTCGAGACAGCATTCACGAACCACGAATCTCACCGCGAGCCGTCCGTCGAGTTCAAACGGCCGGGGCCGTCGCCGTGGCGGCAGGCTCAGGAGTGGGCGCAGCTGGCGGTGGATCGGCCCGAGGGAGCGCCGCTGCCGGAGTATATTGAGGAACTCGATCCCGAGCCGCCGACCGATCATCTCAGCTTCGCCCTCGGCGTCGCCCTCGGCCGCTTCGGTGCAGGCGGCGAAGGAATTCTTGATCCGACCAAAGACGACCTCTCCAAAGCACTGCCAGCGGGCATCCTGTTCCTCGACGGGGCTTTGGGCGATGACGACCGCCGCGACTCTCTCGGTCATCACGCCGCCCAGATCATTCACGACAACTGGAGCGAATACGGACCGCAGATCGACAAGCGGCGTTCGCTGCGGGACTGGCTCCGCGAAAAGTTCTTCCCCGATGTTCACAAGGGGATGTACGAGAACCGCCCGATTCACTGGCCGCTTTCGTCTGGCAAGAAAACATTCGTCGCCTGGGTGACAATCCACCGCTGGAACGACCAGACGCTACGGGTGCTGCTGGCCGATCATCTGGAACCGGCCCTGAAACGGCTCGACGGCGAAATCACCGACCTCACCGCCGCCCGTAACAGTGCCGACAGGAAACAGGCCCGCGGGGCCGAAGACCGCTACGCCGACGTGAAAGCCTGGCGCGACGAACTGGCGGAGTTCATTCACCACGTCCAGGAATGCGCCGAACGGGGCCCCGAGCCTCCCGATGCGAAGAAGCCGGAACGGGAAGTCGACGCCCGTTACATTCCCGACCTCGACGACGGCGTGATGATCAACAGCGCGGCCCTGTGGCCGCTGCTCGATCCGCAGTGGAAAGACCCTAAGAAGTGGTGGAAGGAACTGGTCGCTGCCCAAGGGAAAAAGGACTACGACTGGTCGCATCTCGCCATGCGGTACTGGCCGACCCGTGTGGATGAAAAGTGTCAAAAAGACCCGAGTCTCGGCGTCGCCCACGGCTGTTTCTGGAAGTATCACCCCGCGCGAGCCTGGGCCTGGGAACTGCGTCTGCAGGACGAAATCGGCCCGGAGTTTGAGATCAAGGAAGCCTCCTATCGAGGTGACGGCGGCGACTCTGAACACCGTATCAATTACCTGCACAAGGAGCCGACCGAAGCTCTGGCAGCGATTGAAAAGGAAGTCCTGCGTCGCAAACGGAAGCAGAAGCAACCGCAGTCGGAACTGACAATTCTGGAACCCATATTGTGGTCCATCGTTCCGGACGAGTGCTGGGAACTGGAGTTGAGGCTGACCGAAAAACAGCAGGTCGAGTTTCGCTTGCTCGCTCCCGATGAACCTGAGTGCCGTGCCAGGTTTGAGCAGGCTCATCCGGATCGAGTGAAGTCCCGCTGCGCCCTGGTGAGCAAGTTGAGTCCGCCAGATCTGTACGTGGATCTGGAAGACGAGGATGAAGCGGCGAGTGCCGACGCCGAAGATCTCGATACGGAGGATGCCGACGCGATTGATGCCAACACAGGGGAGGTGGAGGCATGA
- the pglZ gene encoding BREX-6 system phosphatase PglZ has translation MSDLFGPVSRLLEAEVRDWVTKHNLVFWLDTGSHYVDLVNQLRALRKQGELKYDIYTFNGSFLEMLFELEEVMGGVDATRAVIHLPGFNEELVKATPLLELYKAGARYRKALETLVRDAAAGKVRPDQIDEFLQRGNLSLAGADMWLHDLQSTGAEGLASQLRNVSLNELVDDLLLNRSLAQRIATIDLRAGTISDGDPRAIRDRIVSLTGMPESWFDVSLQNSFSSGAEPTSVEAVAYAICSWAACVSYVHDLLVPPLSPLLEPVPRLPQLVRDTCHELVVHLQNGNERQRSFYRQMALETELRLTDDVGQIAATDLGRFDTFYFEEETILKASLQALQDRRWDAAQDWASRRSDPNSFWLVDDALRRNVWQLVAGAARLGVAIQTAGPALKATDSVANAAQEYVQLGAKVDQAQRHLEQDRQKLLRSQMPEFEQVRSVLDQMQIVWRDWANSWGQGFNAVCKTHGFLPDSSLQQRTLFDETVKPLTAGDGITAYFVVDALRYEMGQELLESIGDTAKTDVKLDWRLAELPTVTEVGMNVLAPVAKGSKLQPEISNGRIAGFSTGEFRVHDPDTRRRAVHDRAGGRTCPRIELEEVLRLEAITLRRKIAGARLVMVHSREIDNSGEAGFGPSVFETVLKDLRSAWHLLREAGVRHFVFTADHGFLLVDENSHTAQSYGRKIDPHRRYVIADRAANHSGEVRVALRDLGYDCDDLHLMFPESVAVFDTGKQRKGFAHGGNSFQERVIPVLKISHRVAVGGNSTVYNLSAARKPAVAGMHCLAVRVAHASGSLDFASIFELDLALRVLDSPDVRVELCEIRGGARLSSGTVIATVGEEFELFFRLAGGTDSRVSVELYHPSREASVEPCALKERFDVVRRIAIATSTRTDETPSQSEVWLADLPGAEIQRVFRHLAQHGTVTETEVAEMLGSTREFRKFSRQFEQHAARAPFTIRIDSVSGVKRYVREGATL, from the coding sequence ATGAGCGATCTCTTTGGGCCAGTTTCTCGTTTGCTGGAAGCCGAAGTCCGTGACTGGGTGACGAAACACAACCTCGTCTTCTGGCTGGACACGGGCAGCCACTACGTCGATCTCGTGAACCAGCTCCGCGCGCTGCGGAAACAGGGAGAATTGAAGTACGATATCTACACCTTCAACGGCAGCTTTCTTGAAATGCTCTTTGAGCTGGAAGAGGTGATGGGGGGCGTCGATGCGACGCGGGCCGTGATCCATTTGCCGGGCTTCAACGAAGAACTGGTCAAAGCGACCCCGCTGCTGGAGCTGTACAAGGCGGGTGCGCGGTATCGCAAGGCCCTGGAGACGCTGGTCCGCGATGCGGCCGCGGGCAAGGTGCGTCCCGATCAGATTGATGAGTTCCTGCAGCGCGGCAATTTGTCGCTGGCAGGGGCGGACATGTGGCTACACGATCTGCAGTCAACAGGCGCGGAAGGTCTGGCCAGCCAGTTACGCAACGTCTCGCTAAACGAACTGGTCGACGACCTGCTTCTGAACCGGTCGCTAGCCCAGCGGATCGCGACGATCGATCTTCGCGCCGGGACAATCTCTGATGGGGACCCAAGGGCGATCCGGGACCGGATCGTGTCGCTGACCGGGATGCCAGAGTCGTGGTTCGACGTGAGCCTGCAAAACTCTTTCTCCAGCGGCGCGGAACCGACCTCCGTGGAAGCCGTCGCGTATGCCATCTGCAGTTGGGCCGCCTGCGTCAGTTATGTTCACGACCTACTGGTGCCCCCTCTTTCCCCACTGCTGGAACCGGTCCCCCGTCTGCCGCAACTCGTGCGGGACACCTGCCACGAACTGGTGGTCCATCTGCAGAACGGGAACGAACGCCAGCGATCGTTCTACCGTCAGATGGCCCTGGAAACAGAACTCCGGTTGACCGACGACGTGGGTCAAATTGCAGCTACCGACCTGGGACGATTCGACACATTCTATTTTGAAGAGGAGACCATCCTTAAGGCGTCCTTGCAGGCTCTGCAGGACCGGCGCTGGGACGCAGCCCAGGATTGGGCCAGCCGACGCAGTGATCCCAATTCATTCTGGTTGGTTGACGACGCGCTGCGGAGAAACGTCTGGCAACTGGTCGCGGGTGCGGCACGGCTGGGAGTCGCCATTCAGACGGCTGGTCCCGCGCTCAAGGCGACCGACAGTGTCGCGAACGCCGCTCAGGAATACGTGCAGCTTGGAGCGAAAGTCGACCAGGCCCAGCGTCACCTGGAACAGGATCGTCAGAAACTGCTGCGATCCCAAATGCCGGAATTCGAGCAGGTCCGCTCCGTGCTGGACCAGATGCAGATCGTCTGGCGTGACTGGGCCAACAGCTGGGGCCAGGGGTTCAATGCCGTCTGCAAGACGCATGGATTTCTGCCTGACTCGTCCCTGCAACAACGCACTCTGTTCGACGAGACCGTGAAGCCGCTGACAGCCGGCGATGGAATCACCGCGTACTTTGTCGTCGATGCCTTGCGGTACGAAATGGGTCAGGAGTTGCTGGAGTCGATCGGAGACACCGCCAAGACGGACGTAAAGCTGGACTGGCGGCTTGCAGAATTGCCGACAGTTACGGAAGTCGGCATGAATGTCCTTGCCCCGGTCGCCAAAGGAAGCAAACTTCAACCAGAGATCTCCAATGGCCGCATTGCTGGATTCTCGACGGGTGAGTTCCGTGTCCATGATCCGGACACACGGCGCAGAGCCGTGCATGACCGGGCTGGCGGACGGACGTGTCCGCGCATCGAACTTGAGGAAGTTCTTCGCCTGGAAGCTATCACGTTGCGGAGAAAAATTGCTGGCGCCAGGTTGGTCATGGTTCACAGCCGAGAGATCGACAATTCGGGCGAGGCGGGTTTCGGACCATCGGTGTTTGAAACGGTGCTCAAGGATCTTCGCTCGGCCTGGCATCTGCTGCGCGAGGCCGGCGTTCGGCACTTTGTCTTCACTGCCGATCATGGTTTCCTGTTGGTGGACGAAAACTCGCACACGGCGCAATCATATGGTCGTAAAATCGACCCCCATCGTCGGTACGTGATTGCGGACCGGGCTGCCAATCATTCTGGCGAAGTGCGGGTTGCCCTGCGCGACCTCGGCTATGACTGCGATGATCTACACCTGATGTTCCCTGAAAGCGTGGCGGTATTTGATACTGGTAAGCAGCGCAAGGGTTTTGCCCACGGTGGAAACAGTTTTCAGGAAAGGGTGATACCAGTGCTGAAGATCTCGCACCGAGTGGCAGTGGGTGGTAACAGTACTGTGTACAATTTGAGTGCAGCACGCAAACCAGCCGTCGCCGGAATGCATTGCCTCGCCGTCCGTGTGGCCCACGCTTCAGGTAGTCTTGATTTTGCCAGCATCTTTGAACTCGACCTGGCACTCCGTGTCCTTGATTCGCCTGATGTACGCGTCGAACTGTGTGAGATCCGTGGAGGAGCCCGACTTTCCTCCGGGACCGTCATCGCGACCGTGGGAGAAGAGTTTGAACTGTTCTTCCGGTTGGCGGGAGGTACGGATTCTCGCGTCTCAGTCGAACTATACCACCCCAGCCGGGAAGCCAGTGTCGAACCCTGCGCACTGAAGGAGCGATTTGATGTGGTTAGACGAATCGCCATCGCGACGTCCACTCGCACCGATGAAACACCTTCACAGTCTGAGGTCTGGCTCGCCGATTTGCCTGGTGCAGAAATTCAACGAGTCTTCCGGCACCTGGCCCAACATGGCACAGTGACGGAAACCGAAGTCGCCGAGATGCTCGGCAGCACCCGGGAGTTCCGAAAATTCTCCCGCCAGTTTGAACAACACGCGGCAAGAGCGCCATTCACAATCCGGATTGACAGTGTTTCAGGAGTGAAACGATATGTCCGGGAAGGAGCGACCTTATGA
- the brxC gene encoding BREX system P-loop protein BrxC, whose protein sequence is MSSPALIRHLFRQDVTRDIPPVVYFHEQSPGKVQDEVSEYIITGGWNKDHPNFKRVPDGIHEQYVRLLNAISREMEKNGGPSLPAAWISGFYGSGKSSFAKLLGLSLDGLELPNGQSLAEALLARDLSDRAQEFRDAWKKLRQLIAEPFAVVFDIGGFARDNEHIHTACVRQVQKRLGYCANLPLVANFELRLEKAGEWTRFLEVSDQIGHPWEQEKDQPFADEVFSEILHHFDKDRYTNPMSWIDSRAGTTVTDSPTEAVCAISDMMRLRKPDGTLFIVVDEVSQYVLSHEQRVDKLRAFASELGSQLKGKVWLLALGQQKIDEDAGDAFLVWAKDRFPQQLRVHLAATNIRDVVHRRLLQKTEAGAKDLRKRFEKHRPDLKLFAFGCEDVSADEFVEVYPLLPGQIDLLLQITSAMRIRSARAQGDDQAIRGLLQLLGELFRDQNLADLPVGNLITLDTIYEIQKTALDSDTQASMARILNETANRAPMLQRVAKAVALLELIQDTRPTDAKLVAQCLYDRMDRGNQVNEVTEALEELRRDNLLAFSEKLGYRIQSTAGEEWEREKREIRASREVISEIIRDALQMVMEKPEKPAFKKRPFPWAALFSDGKGMDDDKLVRAKDEAVVCVDFRFAQPDERSESVWIERSNEVNLHDRLIWVCGDTNDLTDRARALARARGMAKRYAPRRDSLSEQRKLLLQQEEVKSETLESDIQDIVESAWLAGTIYFRGKTYKPDDFGSKFAGALLKVAERVMPILYKEFDPITLQPSELDQLLIQELSGPSTRFLKDELGILELDAGKYVPTCSGLIPTRIRELIESEDGATGAHLLSKFAGPPYAYQAEVIKACVIGLLRGSKIKIEDGEGNEITAVRDAGVRDVFEKPTAFRKAQFIPVGDDDIGVRARARICKFFDEQLGTPLDREDNAIADAVEKKFHPLASDLRDVLVRFDRVPGNRETPTELTRLNSALEQCLSKIRNTKETLKRVKKHLDDLVDGVKLLKRFGAELTEDSLRLLRDAHNVATNQAAQLRELGTLTGPAQECAERIAEQLASSRPWVDALAIQPDLDVVCQAYREERTRLLEWQEQQAEQARARIRMRDGYSTLPSEKGHNVLRPINNSCSDTTAAAIAPALRDLKDPFTVRLQAAEEQANRLLDEYLSGGSKPMIVPVDLSLHNREIKSEADVDALVEEIRERLLQQLRSGQRIRLL, encoded by the coding sequence ATGAGCAGTCCCGCTTTAATCAGACACTTGTTTCGCCAGGATGTCACTCGCGACATTCCTCCGGTGGTGTATTTTCACGAGCAGAGTCCTGGAAAGGTTCAGGACGAAGTCTCGGAGTACATTATCACTGGTGGTTGGAACAAAGATCATCCCAACTTCAAACGAGTGCCTGATGGAATTCACGAGCAATACGTCAGGCTGCTGAACGCCATTTCCCGCGAGATGGAAAAGAATGGCGGCCCCTCGCTGCCTGCAGCATGGATCTCCGGATTCTATGGCTCTGGTAAATCCAGTTTTGCCAAACTGCTGGGGCTGTCGCTGGATGGGCTTGAACTGCCCAATGGCCAGTCGCTGGCCGAAGCGCTACTGGCGCGTGACCTGTCTGATCGAGCACAGGAGTTTCGCGACGCCTGGAAGAAGCTGCGGCAACTGATCGCCGAACCGTTCGCCGTGGTGTTCGATATCGGTGGATTTGCCAGGGACAACGAACACATTCACACGGCCTGTGTGCGTCAGGTACAAAAGCGACTCGGATACTGTGCGAATCTGCCGTTGGTGGCCAACTTCGAACTGCGTTTGGAAAAGGCTGGCGAATGGACGCGGTTCCTGGAGGTGTCTGACCAGATCGGTCACCCCTGGGAACAGGAAAAGGACCAGCCGTTTGCCGACGAAGTCTTCTCCGAAATCCTGCATCACTTCGACAAAGACCGCTACACCAATCCGATGAGCTGGATCGACAGTCGGGCCGGGACGACGGTGACCGACTCCCCCACCGAAGCAGTCTGTGCCATCAGTGACATGATGCGGCTTCGCAAACCCGACGGCACTTTGTTTATCGTCGTGGACGAAGTCTCGCAGTACGTGCTGTCTCACGAGCAGCGGGTCGACAAGTTGAGGGCATTTGCATCTGAGCTCGGTAGCCAGTTGAAGGGCAAAGTCTGGCTGCTTGCGTTGGGTCAGCAAAAGATCGATGAGGACGCGGGCGACGCTTTCCTCGTCTGGGCCAAGGATCGTTTTCCACAGCAGCTCCGCGTCCATCTTGCCGCCACGAACATCCGGGACGTCGTCCATCGCCGGTTGCTGCAGAAGACCGAAGCGGGCGCGAAGGACCTTCGCAAGCGATTCGAGAAACATCGGCCGGATCTCAAGCTCTTTGCGTTCGGCTGTGAAGACGTCTCTGCTGACGAGTTCGTTGAAGTCTACCCGTTGCTCCCAGGCCAAATTGATTTGCTGCTGCAAATCACCAGTGCCATGCGCATCCGGTCGGCTCGCGCCCAGGGAGACGATCAGGCAATCCGTGGTCTGTTGCAGCTGTTGGGTGAGCTGTTTCGTGACCAGAATCTGGCCGATCTGCCCGTTGGCAACCTGATCACACTCGACACGATTTACGAGATTCAAAAAACCGCGCTCGATTCCGATACGCAGGCCAGCATGGCCCGCATCCTGAACGAAACCGCCAACCGTGCTCCTATGCTGCAGCGCGTTGCAAAGGCGGTCGCTCTGCTCGAACTGATTCAGGATACCCGACCGACCGACGCCAAGCTGGTTGCCCAGTGCCTGTACGATCGCATGGATCGCGGCAATCAGGTCAACGAAGTCACAGAAGCGCTCGAAGAACTCCGTCGTGATAACCTTCTTGCCTTCTCCGAAAAGCTGGGCTACCGCATCCAATCGACGGCTGGTGAGGAGTGGGAACGCGAGAAACGTGAGATTCGCGCTTCCCGTGAAGTCATCAGTGAAATCATTCGCGATGCCTTGCAGATGGTGATGGAGAAACCGGAAAAGCCCGCCTTCAAAAAACGGCCATTTCCCTGGGCCGCTCTCTTCTCTGATGGCAAGGGCATGGATGACGACAAGCTGGTGCGTGCCAAGGACGAAGCCGTCGTCTGTGTCGACTTCCGTTTCGCCCAGCCCGATGAACGATCAGAATCGGTTTGGATTGAACGCAGCAACGAAGTGAATCTTCACGACCGCCTGATCTGGGTGTGCGGCGACACTAACGACCTGACCGATCGGGCGCGTGCGTTGGCCCGCGCCCGAGGAATGGCCAAGCGATATGCTCCCCGCCGCGATTCCCTCAGTGAGCAGCGAAAACTGCTCCTGCAGCAGGAAGAGGTCAAATCCGAAACGCTGGAATCGGACATCCAGGACATTGTGGAGTCCGCCTGGCTGGCCGGTACCATCTACTTCCGGGGCAAGACTTACAAGCCGGACGACTTCGGCAGCAAGTTTGCCGGCGCACTGCTGAAGGTCGCTGAACGAGTCATGCCGATCCTGTACAAGGAATTTGATCCGATCACCCTCCAGCCATCGGAACTGGATCAGTTGCTGATTCAGGAACTCAGCGGTCCGTCGACACGGTTTCTCAAGGATGAACTCGGCATTCTGGAACTCGATGCCGGCAAATACGTCCCCACCTGCAGCGGCCTGATCCCCACGCGCATTCGCGAACTGATCGAATCCGAAGACGGTGCCACCGGTGCTCATCTCCTCTCGAAGTTCGCTGGCCCGCCTTATGCCTACCAGGCCGAAGTCATTAAAGCCTGCGTCATAGGGCTGCTGCGTGGCAGCAAAATTAAAATCGAAGATGGCGAAGGGAACGAAATCACCGCGGTTCGCGATGCCGGCGTGCGAGACGTCTTCGAGAAGCCTACCGCCTTTCGCAAGGCTCAGTTCATCCCGGTGGGAGACGACGACATCGGTGTGCGGGCACGGGCTCGGATCTGCAAGTTCTTTGATGAGCAACTCGGCACGCCGCTCGATCGTGAAGACAACGCGATCGCCGATGCCGTGGAGAAGAAGTTTCATCCGCTCGCGTCCGATCTGCGCGACGTCCTGGTGCGGTTTGACCGCGTGCCCGGCAATCGGGAGACCCCGACGGAACTCACCCGACTCAATTCTGCTCTGGAACAGTGCCTTTCCAAAATCCGTAACACAAAGGAAACCCTCAAGCGGGTGAAGAAGCATCTCGACGATCTGGTCGACGGTGTCAAGCTGCTTAAACGCTTTGGGGCCGAACTGACCGAAGACTCGCTGCGCCTGCTTCGCGATGCCCACAACGTCGCCACGAATCAGGCCGCCCAGTTGCGCGAACTCGGTACGCTGACCGGCCCCGCCCAGGAATGCGCCGAGCGGATTGCCGAACAACTCGCTTCGTCGCGTCCGTGGGTGGATGCCCTGGCGATTCAACCGGATCTCGATGTGGTCTGTCAGGCCTACCGCGAGGAACGGACTCGTCTATTGGAATGGCAGGAGCAACAGGCTGAACAGGCGCGGGCCCGTATCCGGATGCGGGATGGCTACAGTACGCTCCCCTCAGAGAAAGGACACAACGTCCTTCGGCCCATCAACAACTCATGTAGCGACACCACCGCGGCGGCCATCGCCCCGGCGCTGCGGGATCTCAAGGATCCGTTCACCGTCCGGCTGCAGGCCGCCGAGGAGCAGGCGAACAGGCTGCTGGATGAGTATCTCAGCGGAGGATCGAAGCCGATGATCGTCCCGGTCGATCTTTCGTTGCACAACCGGGAAATCAAATCGGAAGCCGACGTCGACGCCCTGGTCGAAGAGATTCGCGAACGCCTGCTGCAGCAACTGCGGAGCGGTCAGCGAATCCGGTTGTTGTAG